A stretch of Henckelia pumila isolate YLH828 chromosome 4, ASM3356847v2, whole genome shotgun sequence DNA encodes these proteins:
- the LOC140861412 gene encoding uncharacterized protein: MKQVLRKRFVPNHYYLEMFRRCQTLKQGSKSLEDYFKELETTMIRTNIEEDSEATMEHFMCDLNREIQDQVKLRHFFGLDEMVQTAMKVEQQLKRRGAARATSDGGSSTSWHPNVAKQEDSKPVFKPKSYTKPEAPNQGKSETSSNRTIDIKCFRFQGIGHIASQCPNKKLMIINACGDVESESEEDIENYDDMSVLENPNDEGYGAVIGEMLVTRRVLNAQPKEEEESQQENHFHTRCFVNGKEVLLNTSDITGDLPSIITYLLQEFEDFFPEELPQGLPPLRGIEHQIKFVPGTALPNRPAYRSNPEETKELQNSKNLHDHVEQLRFLLITSNVEHLYANLKVFVLYKRTCVTWFCCVGIGGVLMQGGKLVAYFSEKLNGAALNYPTYDKEFYDIVRVLETWQHYLRQLEFVIHTEHESLKHLKGQQK, encoded by the exons ATGAAGCAAGTCTTGAGgaagcggtttgtgcctaacCACTACTATCTTGAGATGTTTAGGCGCTGTCAGACTTTGAAACAGGGTTCTAAGAGCCTGGAGGATTACTTTAAGGAGTTGGAGACCACGATGATCCGGACTAATATTGAGGAAGATAGTGAGGCTACTATGGAACACTTCATGTGTGATTTGAATAGGGAGATTCAAGATCAAGTGAAGCTTCGTCATTTCTTTGGTctggatgagatggtgcagacggCCATGAAAGTGGAGCAACAGCTCAAGCGGAGAGGGGCTGCTCGAGCTACATCCGATGGAGGGTCATCGACTTCTTGGCATCCAAACGTTGCAAAACAGGAGGATAGCAAACCGGTGTTCAAACCAAAATCTTACACCAAACCGGAGGCTCCAAATcaaggtaaatctgaaactTCTTCTAATCGTACTATAGATATCAAGTGTTTTAGATTTCAAGGTATTGGCCATATTGCTAGCCAATGCCCAAATAAGAAGTTAATGATTATTAATGCTTGTGGTGATGTTGAGTCTGAGAGTGAGGAGGATATTGAAAATTATGATGACATGTCTGTCTTGGAGAATCCTAATGATGAGGGATATGGTGCGGTGATTGGTGAGATGTTGGTGACTAGGAGAGTTTTAAATGCCCAACCAAAGGAGGAGGAAGAGAGTCAACAAGAAAATCATTTTCATACACGTTGTTTTGTGAATGGGAAG GAGGTTCTCctaaacacaagtgatataACCGGCGATCTTCCGAGCATTATTACATATCTTTTGCAGGAGTTCGAGGATTTTTTTCCGGAGGAGCTACCTCAAGGGTTACCACCTTTGAGAGGAATAGAACATCAGATCAAATTCGTGCCAGGGACCGCGTTgccgaatcgtccagcttaCAGGAGCAATCCAGAGGAGACAAAGGAACTGCAAAATAG CAAGAATTTACATGATCATGTGGAACAGTTGAGATTTTTACTAATCACTTCGAATGTTGAACACTTATATGCTAATCTGAAAGTAtttgttttgtacaaaagaacttgtgttacttggttttgtt GTGTAGGGATCGGAGGAGTGTTGATGCAAGGAGGGAAGTTAGTGGCATATTTCAGTGAGAAGTTGAATGGAGCAGCGTTGAATTATCCAACGTATGACAAGGAGTTTTATGATATAGTGAGAGTGCTCGAGACGTGGCAGCATTACTTGAGGCAGTTGGAGTTCGTGATTCATACGGAACATGAatctttgaagcatctcaaaggacaacaaaagtaG